One genomic segment of Rhodohalobacter mucosus includes these proteins:
- a CDS encoding M48 family metallopeptidase, translating to MFWKKKKSRITRISCGDLDVEVRQKQIRNFYLRVYPDEGNVVLSAPIGAALAEMEAFIENKREWISRHLSQKKRRQTIDTLRAREGETVPVWGVQNRVRYKRTKPRSANVYADETLMLGLLKGDGEAEVHRLLCEFYRKEMKQKIPEIISVYEQRMGVRVNEFGVKKMKTRWGSCNTRANRIWLNLELALYSPSVLEFVVVHEMVHLLERLHNRRFYRFMDHYLPDWRKQDGLLKNGHEIC from the coding sequence ATGTTTTGGAAAAAGAAGAAATCCCGGATCACCCGAATTTCGTGTGGTGATCTGGACGTTGAAGTAAGGCAGAAACAGATCAGGAATTTTTATCTGAGAGTGTATCCTGACGAAGGCAACGTTGTGCTCAGTGCACCCATTGGGGCAGCACTGGCCGAGATGGAAGCATTTATAGAGAATAAAAGGGAGTGGATTTCCAGACACCTGTCTCAGAAGAAACGGAGGCAGACGATTGATACACTGCGTGCCCGTGAAGGTGAGACTGTACCGGTATGGGGAGTACAGAACAGAGTACGATATAAAAGAACCAAACCCCGATCGGCAAATGTTTACGCGGATGAAACGCTAATGCTCGGCCTGTTAAAAGGTGATGGAGAGGCTGAAGTGCACCGCCTGCTGTGTGAGTTTTACCGCAAAGAGATGAAGCAGAAGATTCCTGAGATCATATCAGTGTATGAACAAAGAATGGGTGTTCGCGTAAATGAGTTTGGTGTAAAGAAAATGAAAACAAGATGGGGCAGCTGCAACACGAGGGCAAACAGAATATGGCTCAACCTGGAGCTTGCTCTTTATTCACCGTCTGTTCTGGAGTTTGTGGTTGTACACGAAATGGTGCATCTCCTTGAGCGTCTGCATAACAGGAGATTTTATCGGTTTATGGACCACTACCTTCCCGATTGGAGGAAACAGGATGGGCTGCTGAAAAACGGCCACGAAATATGCTAG
- a CDS encoding bacteriorhodopsin — MDLISLLGNSTFENYVGAGSGFTEMAYQMSSHVLTLGYAVMLAGLLYFVLTIKTVAPKYRISSVLSVVVMVSAFLLLLVQQQNWTGAMIYDAESARYILGDGNDLFNNGYRYLNWLIDVPMLLFQILFVVTLTKSSFSSIRNGFWFSGTGMIVTGYIGQYYEVTSPSTFFIWGFISTLFFFHILWLMKKVITEGKEGAPPAAQKYLGSIWTLFLVTWMLYPGAYLMPYLFSLGLEPALTETAVVARHITYTVADIGSKVIYGILLTLTAQEMSKAEGYDYEKMENAL; from the coding sequence ATGGATCTAATAAGTCTTTTGGGCAACTCGACCTTCGAAAATTACGTAGGTGCAGGATCCGGCTTCACAGAGATGGCGTACCAGATGTCGTCACACGTACTGACGCTCGGTTATGCCGTTATGCTTGCCGGCCTGCTCTATTTCGTTCTAACTATTAAAACTGTCGCACCGAAATACAGAATTTCATCTGTTCTTTCTGTGGTTGTAATGGTTTCAGCTTTTCTGCTGCTTCTTGTACAGCAACAAAACTGGACCGGCGCAATGATTTACGACGCTGAATCAGCGAGATATATTCTCGGTGATGGAAATGACCTGTTTAATAACGGGTACAGATATCTGAATTGGCTGATTGATGTACCGATGCTGCTGTTTCAGATTCTTTTTGTTGTTACGCTAACGAAAAGCAGTTTCAGTTCAATACGAAACGGCTTCTGGTTTTCCGGTACAGGTATGATTGTGACCGGTTATATCGGACAGTATTATGAAGTAACCAGCCCTTCCACATTTTTCATCTGGGGCTTTATTTCAACTCTTTTCTTCTTCCACATTCTGTGGCTGATGAAGAAAGTAATTACAGAAGGTAAAGAAGGCGCACCACCGGCAGCGCAAAAATACCTGGGTTCTATCTGGACTCTCTTTCTTGTTACCTGGATGCTCTATCCGGGCGCTTACCTGATGCCGTACCTCTTTAGCCTTGGTTTGGAGCCGGCTCTCACAGAGACAGCTGTAGTAGCGCGTCATATTACCTACACAGTAGCTGATATCGGATCAAAAGTGATTTACGGTATCCTGTTGACGCTGACAGCTCAGGAAATGAGTAAAGCGGAAGGATACGATTATGAAAAAATGGAAAATGCTCTCTAA
- a CDS encoding response regulator transcription factor has translation MDKIKVLVADSYDIYRRGLHSVLTGYGKFTLFEAAKNGKELISAFKKNPDSLCLISSNIADANIHDLLLKLRKINEDVPVIVLTYSTDISHLNQSLKAGVKGYLTKNCTSDELIQSVLTVANGEQAFSKSISQLMIGRYADQAKKTTSKPVRQITKREREILKLIVEGYTSPEIAKILYISTRTVETHRSNLMNKLELKNTAALVRFALEEANIT, from the coding sequence ATGGACAAAATAAAGGTTTTAGTTGCAGACAGTTACGACATTTATCGTCGTGGACTGCACTCTGTTCTTACCGGGTATGGCAAGTTTACGCTTTTTGAGGCTGCCAAAAACGGGAAAGAACTGATTTCTGCATTCAAAAAAAACCCGGACTCCCTCTGTCTTATTTCGTCCAATATTGCTGATGCCAATATTCACGATCTGCTTCTGAAGTTGCGAAAGATCAATGAAGATGTACCTGTGATTGTACTCACATATTCCACCGACATCTCTCATCTCAATCAATCGCTCAAAGCAGGCGTAAAAGGATACCTTACGAAGAACTGTACATCCGATGAGCTCATCCAGTCTGTGTTGACGGTTGCAAACGGCGAGCAGGCATTCAGTAAATCCATATCCCAGCTGATGATTGGCCGATATGCAGATCAGGCCAAAAAAACCACGTCCAAACCAGTCAGACAGATCACAAAGCGGGAGCGTGAAATTCTTAAACTGATCGTTGAAGGATACACAAGTCCCGAAATTGCAAAAATTCTTTACATCAGTACACGAACCGTCGAAACGCACCGATCCAATCTGATGAATAAGCTGGAATTGAAGAATACAGCTGCACTGGTTCGCTTTGCACTGGAAGAGGCTAATATTACGTAA